The DNA region CGGCGCTCGTCCTCGAACGGCTGACTCACGACGACGAGGCCGTCACGCGGACCACGCTGGGAGAGCTTGCTTCGTCGGCCGGCGGCGACAGCCGTGAGGAGACGCCCTACTCCGACCTCTCGGTACTCGCGGTGCGGGCTGAAGACGACGCAGACTGAGCGCAGTTCCGGCGTTCGATGGCTCATGGGGAGTTTCTGCCGGCTTCGTCGCCCGTCTCCGTCCGGTTCCAGGGCCCACAGTGCTCGGCGAGAGCCCCCTCACCACAACCTATTTTATGGACCCCGTCATCGTCTAGCCCAAGAGAGATTGGGGTAGAACAAATGAGATTGTACAAAACCCGGGCGACATGACGAGCGAAACGATACTCCTCATCGGTCGTGACACTGACGGACTGGCGGCGTTGCTGGAGACCCACGCCAGCCGACTGCGAGAGCGCACAGACGTCGAGTCCGTCACGGTCGCGACGTACGAGGACGAGCCCGTTCGCGAACTTACGCCGCAACTGGATTCGGTCACAGCTGAGACGGTGTACGCAGTGCCGATGGTCGCCGCCCACACGCGGGACACGACGACCGAGATTCCGGCCGCACTTTCGGCGGTTTCGGGGACAGTCCACTACTGTGAACCGCTCGGGCAGAGTCCGGCGATAACTGACGTGCTCGCACAGCGGGCCGCGACGGAAGTCACGCCCGGCGAGGACGCGTCGCTCGTCCTGGTCAGTTTCGGCAGTAGCTCGAAACCCTACCAGCGCCAGACGACTGACTACCACGCGAGCCGGCTGGAGGCCCAATCGGCGTACGACTCGGTGTTGACCTGCTACCTGCTCCAGAACCCGGCCGTCGAGTGTGTCCGCTACAACGTCCCGACCAGCGACGCGGTCGCCGTCCCGCTGTTCCTGGGTCGAAGCGAGGTGACCGAACGCCGGATTCCGGCGGCCCTGGAACTCGACCGCGGCGGCATCGCCT from Haloarcula salinisoli includes:
- a CDS encoding CbiX/SirB N-terminal domain-containing protein, which produces MTSETILLIGRDTDGLAALLETHASRLRERTDVESVTVATYEDEPVRELTPQLDSVTAETVYAVPMVAAHTRDTTTEIPAALSAVSGTVHYCEPLGQSPAITDVLAQRAATEVTPGEDASLVLVSFGSSSKPYQRQTTDYHASRLEAQSAYDSVLTCYLLQNPAVECVRYNVPTSDAVAVPLFLGRSEVTERRIPAALELDRGGIAYADPLLDHSGVTDAIAAEIEKQRTLAGSAEPVSSFEATLTETQRPVATDGDGRFR